Below is a genomic region from Desulfobacter sp..
CGTCCAAATCCACGGTGGCCCCGATACGGATCTTATTGACATCCACCTTGGACAATTGACCGTAGCCGCTGAGACTGGAAAGATCAAAATACACCGAGTGCAGTTTTTCATAGGCATGATTTCGGTTGATGAGTTTCCGGGCAACATCGGTCATCTCTGAAAAATGATCTGACACCTTTGGATAGGATTGGGCCGGCCGTATGCCAAGCCCTGCAAGGTCGGACAAAAAACCTTCCAGATAGGGCCGGGTAAAGTCATCAATGGATAATTTTGCATCCCTGGCCCCTGCGATGGTCTTGTCGTCATAGTCTGTGATGTTCACCACATGGTTGACCTTAAAGGCCTGGTATTCAAGATAACGCACCAGAAGATCGGTAAAAGCATACCGCCTGAACTGGCCGATGTGAAGCCGTTTGTGGATGGTGGGACCGCAGGTATAGACACCGATATCGGCATCCTCGTCCGGGCCAAAGGATTCTTTTTTACAGGAGAGAGAATTGTACAGGCTCAGATGGATATCTTTTTTCACTGAAAACAGTTCAGTGGACAGGTACCGTTCTCCTGAATCCGGGAAAATGGCCACCACCACCCCCTGCTGAATCCGCTTGGCCTCTTCAACGGCCACCGCAAGAGCAGCACCAGAACTCATGCCCACAAAAAGCCCCTCAACTTTCGCCAATTGCCTGGCCGCCTCAAAGGCGGTATTATCATCAACGTGAACGCTTAAATCCAGCAGAGACTTGTCAAAAATTTCCGGGGTATAGGACTCTTTCATGTTTTTAAGTCCCTGGATTTTGTGCCCAAGATAGGGTTCGGCACAAACAATATTAATATCGGGATTCTTCTGTTTTAAATACCGTGACAGCCCCATAAGCGTGCCCGAAGTCCCGACCGTGGCCACTACGGAATTGACACGCCCCTGGGTCTGGGCCAAAATTTCAGGACCGGTTGTGTGATAATGGGCCTTCCAATTGGCCTCATTATTGTACTGATCCGTAAGAAAATAGGTGTCTGGATTCTCCCTGGCCAGGCGGTAGACCTCTTCAATGGCCCCGTCCGATCCAAGATGCCTGGGGGTGAGTATGATTTTGGCCCCCCGGGCCCTTAAAATCCGTTTTCTCTCTTCACTGGCATTTTCAGCCATGGCCAGGGCAAGCTTATACCCCTTTACCGCACAGATCATGGCAAGCCCGATCCCTGTATTCCCCGAGGTCGCCTCGATCACCGTCTTTTCCGGGGTAAGCGCTCCGCTGGCCTCTGCCTGGTTGATCATGTACAAGGCGGCCCTGTCCTTGATTGACCCGCCCGGGTTCATATATTCGAGTTTGGCAAACACCCTTACCCCGGGAACCGGGTTGAGGTTTCGTATTTCCACAAGCGGGGTATTACCGATTGTATCGATGATTGAGGAGATCATCCGGGTCCTTTCATCACTGGCTGTGCAACCATTAATTTACGCCATTGTTCTTGACTTTTAACCTATAAAATGGCTTTATACAGTAATTTTAATTGATGTGCAAAATATTTAAGTGGAAAGCTCATGGCCCCTTTGTTTTCGTGGAAAAAGCTGCCAACGACAGTGACGTTTGTCCTGTTCTTCTGGCTGGGATCGGTTTCTTGTGTCCTGGCATTGCCTCAAATGGAAAATCCCAAAGAAATCTCCTGGCATATTTCCGCCCTCATGGTGACCTATGATAATGAGCGTGAGCTGTATATTGCCGAAGACGATGTGGTCATCACCGGAGGACAGACCCGTTTGGAAGCGGACTATGTTGAATTTTCCAATAAAACCAAGGACGCCTTTGCCCAGGGAAACGTGCTGTTTATTTCCGGAGGAGACACCATTACCTGCAATGCCATGCAGGTCAACCTGCTCACGGAAAAAGGCACCATAAACAAGGGCACCATATTTATCCAGGACGGCAATTATTATATTTCCGGGGAGAATTTAAGAAAAACCGGGGAGTTTTCCTATGATGCCCAAAAGGGGTCCATCACCACTTGCAAAGGGGATACTCCAGACTGGAAAATCACGGGCAAAAATATCAAAGTCACTGTGGAAGGGTATGGAACGGCAAGCCATACGACCCTGTGGGCAAAAAAAATGCCCGTCATCTACTCTCCCTATCTGGTATTTCCGGTTAAAAACAAACGCCAGACCGGCCTGCTGTTCCCCAGGGTCTCAAGCTCCGAGCGTAAAGGGTTTGAGTATGAACAACCGCTGTTTATTGCCCTTTCAAGAAACACCGATGCCACCTTGTATACCGATTATATGTCTGACAGGGGGCTAAAGGTGGCAGGAGAATATCGTTATGTTCTGGATAATAATTCCAAAGGCATGATGATCATTGATTATCTTAAAGACGATAAAATCGATGACGGCACCGACGCCACCAAGGACTACAGCTTTACCTCAACCCCCCAGCGGACCAACAAGGACAGGTATTGGTTCAGGATGAAGCATGACCAGGCCTTTGACTACGGGATCACGGCCAAGCTGGATGTCGATTATGTCAGTGACGCCGATTACCTTCAGGAATTCAAGGACGGATTCACAGGGTTTGACAACACCAATACCAAATTTGAAGAGATGTTTGGCCGCAGTCTGGATGAATATGATGACACCACCCGTAAAAACAACCTTTTGGTCAGCAAGTCCTGGTCCAATTACAATTTAAACATCCAGACCCTCTGGTATGATAATGTGACTGCAAGGCAGCTGGACACGGATGACACAACCCTCCAGACCCTGCCCAGCATCGAGTTTGATGCCTCCCGCCAGGCGTTGGGCAAATCCGGACTTTACTATACCCTGGATTCTGAATTCCGTTCTTTTTACCGCCAGGACACCACCTCCACCCTGGTCAACGGGCAGCGGGCAGACGTTTATCCCAAGCTCTACTATCCCACCAACCTGGGCAAGTCCTTTTTCTTTGAACCCTATATCGGTATCCGGGGAACGGCCTGGCACACGGACAAGTTCACAGACGTCAACGGAGATGACTCAGACTTCAGAACCCGGGGGCTCTATGACATGGGAGCACAGCTT
It encodes:
- a CDS encoding cysteine synthase, with amino-acid sequence MISSIIDTIGNTPLVEIRNLNPVPGVRVFAKLEYMNPGGSIKDRAALYMINQAEASGALTPEKTVIEATSGNTGIGLAMICAVKGYKLALAMAENASEERKRILRARGAKIILTPRHLGSDGAIEEVYRLARENPDTYFLTDQYNNEANWKAHYHTTGPEILAQTQGRVNSVVATVGTSGTLMGLSRYLKQKNPDINIVCAEPYLGHKIQGLKNMKESYTPEIFDKSLLDLSVHVDDNTAFEAARQLAKVEGLFVGMSSGAALAVAVEEAKRIQQGVVVAIFPDSGERYLSTELFSVKKDIHLSLYNSLSCKKESFGPDEDADIGVYTCGPTIHKRLHIGQFRRYAFTDLLVRYLEYQAFKVNHVVNITDYDDKTIAGARDAKLSIDDFTRPYLEGFLSDLAGLGIRPAQSYPKVSDHFSEMTDVARKLINRNHAYEKLHSVYFDLSSLSGYGQLSKVDVNKIRIGATVDLDEYEKQNPRDFTLLKRVKLSELKQGVGIKTEWGNVRPSLHLQCAAISLKYLGSGFDIHTGSRELIFPHHENEIAIARAATGKDFARVWMHCDPVRYDGSLDADDIETLTLETLVDQGWDMKTLRFWLLSAHYRKSLVLSRKNLEDAGFTLAKINRCINTLGAVTGVSNEGEIQEITYEIRQGMMSAMADDLKVPTLVSGLLSSVKKINRLISKNHIGPGGAERLRRCFKDINAVLNIFDFSQKKEYPEDVDSLIKDRESARREKDWATADMIREKLESMGVLVHDKKV
- a CDS encoding LPS-assembly protein LptD, translated to MENPKEISWHISALMVTYDNERELYIAEDDVVITGGQTRLEADYVEFSNKTKDAFAQGNVLFISGGDTITCNAMQVNLLTEKGTINKGTIFIQDGNYYISGENLRKTGEFSYDAQKGSITTCKGDTPDWKITGKNIKVTVEGYGTASHTTLWAKKMPVIYSPYLVFPVKNKRQTGLLFPRVSSSERKGFEYEQPLFIALSRNTDATLYTDYMSDRGLKVAGEYRYVLDNNSKGMMIIDYLKDDKIDDGTDATKDYSFTSTPQRTNKDRYWFRMKHDQAFDYGITAKLDVDYVSDADYLQEFKDGFTGFDNTNTKFEEMFGRSLDEYDDTTRKNNLLVSKSWSNYNLNIQTLWYDNVTARQLDTDDTTLQTLPSIEFDASRQALGKSGLYYTLDSEFRSFYRQDTTSTLVNGQRADVYPKLYYPTNLGKSFFFEPYIGIRGTAWHTDKFTDVNGDDSDFRTRGLYDMGAQLSTSLNRVFVLNTDFAEKIKHEIIPKLEYAFLPTENQEDLPYFDTLDNISEKNIVTWSLTNTFTSRKKVEQPDGTTTHQYKELAWIKLYQGYDIRYERDDEDAADKPWQDINLKYELNPFTYLSSDGTLALYPYNRHFTKIQIGAQIKDNRGDSIYTSYRYTVENAHTWYTKFNAQILDYLMAYYSFESDLEDQETIETRAGIKLEQDCWGLLLELREESADKSIAFMVTLNGIGDFGNQ